From the genome of Halobacteriovorax marinus SJ:
TCGCCAGCTCCTGTATGGGCGAAGGCGTCTGTAAGAAATGTGTAATCAACGATAATATTCTCAGTTGTTTTAAGCTTGTAAAAGATATTACAAAGTGGGAATCGCCAATTATAAGAATAAGCTACCTCTAAAGCCCTAAAACATGTCCTAAAAAATTATAATTTAACCTTGGCATAGTGTGTGACAAGTTATTACAATATTTAAATACAAGGATGTATTCATTTATTACTTATTAAGAATTCTATTTCTGAGCTTTATTCTCGTGGATTTTGCGGGAGCAATGACTATGACAAGTTTCAATATTCGAAACTTAGAAGTGAATTCTCCTTACTCAACTGACCCAATCGTATTAAAGAAAATTCTCTCAAAGAATATTTCTGACCTCAATGGCTTTCAAGAA
Proteins encoded in this window:
- a CDS encoding 2Fe-2S iron-sulfur cluster-binding protein, which codes for MLTVVIYGEASKKVIKEISLHEDDLSKTILELLQDHKIPIASSCMGEGVCKKCVINDNILSCFKLVKDITKWESPIIRISYL